Part of the Triticum aestivum cultivar Chinese Spring chromosome 4D, IWGSC CS RefSeq v2.1, whole genome shotgun sequence genome is shown below.
GCAGAGCCATCAGAGGCAACAGCAGCCggcgaaaagaaaagaaaaggctgTGGTGTGGTGATCCGGCTAGTACGCCAACAGTTACCATCAGCAAAGCATTTGCAGGGGCAAAAATCAAAGAACTGCTCATTTGGTTTAGCCATCGTATGATACGGACTGATAAGAACTTGAAGGCAGTCGACGTCTCCGGCCGTGGAAGGCGGACACGTCGGCTAGGGAGAGGCCTGGGGCTAGGGCTATCAAGACAAAATAGGCGCGAGGCAATAATCACCGGATGGACCAGGGCCAAACTTTCGAGTAAGGAACCCGgctgtggatggatggatggatggaaccTCCAGGTGGTGATAGTAGGTCCTTTGGTAATGATACCACCTGCCAAGCCTCAGGATTCACAGGAGATCGCGAAAGGACAGCCTCCCTGACCCTCAGGGAGGGAGGGcttttcaaaaacaaaacaaaagacttCCACCAGAGATGGACATtcatccctcccctcgccgccgccagggtgTGCCGGCGGGCGAAGCCCGCCCGgcatgggcggcggcggggcgttctCTCCTTCTCGCGAGGCGGGCTCGCCGTGGGGCGATCTACCCTGGCCGGAACGCGGCGTTGTGCGGGACGCGGCGACGCTGGGCTGccacggtggctggcgtggagggcTGCACGAGGCGGGCTGCGTGCTGGCGGCGCTCGTCGGCGGGATCTGGCGCTCGTCGTGGGCGCTCGTCGGCGGGCAAACCCcgctggcggccggcggcggcgggatctggcgCTCGCGCTGGTCGGGCGCGCCCCTCGTGGGGAGCCTCGGCCTGCTCGCGGGGCAGCTCCTCTCGCCGCAGGGCATGTTGGGGCGGGGCCTAGCGACGGCGGGGCGTGCGGCGGTTCGGCCGTGAGGACGGCGAGCCGCAGGCGTGCCAGCTCTGGAGGTATTGCCCCCCTCCCTTCCATGCATCCATTCCCAGTCCCGGTTCGGTTTGGATCTTCCGGATCCATCTCCGGTGTGTTCTGGTGGAGCAGATCGGTGTCCGGGGGAAACCTTGGGCGCCTTGGCTGGCCGGCAGCGGCGACGCCGATTTTTGGCGCTGTTTTCCTCCTTGGGGGCGCTGCTGAGGGCACCATCTCTCCTCTCCGAACCATGTCCGGGTGAAAGCCCAAGATCCGTTGCGGATCGGGCGTCGGCGGCGCCCTGTGCACCGTTACCTTCCTGGAGgcgacgccaaggacattgggatcGGATGGAAGGGTCTGTAGGTGAGGGGTGGGGTGTGCTGCCTCCCtttcggtggagcggtgtttctttaTGAATATTCTTGGCGGcggctcttggcggcatggagcagcggaggcttggcgtcagatgtgtggtgacggacacgcgcaggaggtcgacgctgtctggcgtcgtggtggcgtcggcggcagtgAGACCGGGCAAGGCCgttgcaacagtacagctctgaagatggattagtGGTAGGTGGTTGTGGCGGCCTCATCCGCGGCAGGcggcctggttgaggagcacgccggactggtgggtgcccatacccggcaggcgtccaggttgggacctcaggtcttaaatgttaggtttggctgcgaggtctgtttggtattaggcccagaccatcagcgccccttcatcagttagataggagtagcgacagtggttgcgaagatggtggctttggtcttactgttgtacgactttgtaaggttTTGTGCTAATAATTAATAAAATTGGCCGTATGCATtgaccagatgcagaggccgggggttttcctccttttctaaaaaaaaaagagATGGACATTCATCAGATCACAAAGCTTGAGACAGGAGAAACAAATCCCAAAAAAATAACACGGCTCGATTCAGGAGAAATTATTTCAGAATTCAGACTAATGAACTATGGAAGGGAAACCATGCGAAACAAGAACATGGAATAGAAGTGTTAATGAATTTAATCTGATGATGATAACAAGATTCGCTTCGAAAAAATTAGGGAAACCATCGCCGCCATGCCGAAGCAGAAGGCGGCCTCTCGGAGCAGCAAGCAAAACTGAGGAAGCGGCGTTTGATGAAGCCCCCCTCGAAGAAGCATGCTCCGCCGCGCTTATGATCTTCTCGTAGAAAATGTTGGAAATACCTATGAACCCTACACAGCTACTACAACAACAATGGCTGAACGAACACTCTGCTGCTGCTCTCATATCTGCGACTCCGGCGTGCTACTGTCTTGCTACATGGGATGCATTTGATCTGCACCGAGGATGCCAAGCACCTATAATCTTCTCACAGGATCTTCACAAATGGTGGAACATCCTCCCTTGGCCCCTCCAGCGACCGATACATGTATAAGATGTCGACGCCGTCTGTCTTCTCGATCTCAGGCTGGCTGTTTATCAGCTCCACCACCATCCGTGGGAGCTGCCGCGCCACCTCCTGGCAGCCCTGCAGCGTCAGGCTGCAGCCCGACATCCAGACGAACCGCATGTTGTAGAAATGGTGCATGCCGGAGAGCAGGCCGGCGTCGCCGAACGGGCAGTCCCTTATCTCGAGCTTCTCCAGCTTGGAGCAGCCCTGGAGGATGTGCTGCAGCGCCAGATCACTGTCTCCGGCGAACGCCACGGAGAGCGTCCGCAGGGAGCTGCCGTAGTTGCCGATGTACTCGAATGCTCGATCCGTCAGGTGCCCGGACGTGGAGAGCCTGGTGAGCTTGCTGCAGTTGCGGACAATGGCGCCGAACCCTTCGTCCATCGGCTCCCCCGTCACGTGGTCTGGCCGGTGCCTCCCCATTATGCACAGCCGGAACACCTTCAGCTCAGGGCAGTTGTGCGACATGGAGATGACGGCGGCGTTGGTCATCCTCTGGCAGAAGTAGAGAATGGACCGAAGGTCACGGCAGCCCTCGGAGATGGCGGTGAGCCCGACCTCCGACACCAGCTCGTCGGCATCCTCGTGCGCGTCCAATGGGAGCACGCGGAGAACCTGGAGCTTCTTGCAGCACATCGCCACGGCTTGGAGCCCCTCGTCGCGCACTGAGTCGAGCACCTGGCAAAGAACTTGTCATCAGAAATTGGGAACCATGGAGCAGCCCAGAGGTAAAACTATGGCGAGAAAGCAATCTGGTAGTACCCATAGCGTCTCAAGGCTGCGGCATTGCCCGATGAAGAGCAGGACCTGGTCGGGGTTGACAGGGGCGTAGCTCAGGTCCATGCTGGTTAAGTTGGCGGCCACCGTGGCAATGGTCGGCAGGTACTCCGGCGCGAGATCGCGGAAGCCGGACAGCGAGACCAGCGAGTTGGCCCGGCCGGCCGCCGCGAAGGCGGTCAACATCTGGCCGAAGTCGAGCccctcgtcctcggcgccgtccCCTGGCCGGAACGAGCCCGTGCCGAGGTGCGTGAGGCGGGGCGTGAGCGCCATGAGCCGGCGCAGCTGCCCGAGCGAGACGTGCTGGTTGACGcgcaggcggcggaggcgcggcgagCGCGCCACGAGAGCCTCGAGCGCGGCGAAGGGTACCTGCGGGGTGAAGCACTCGAAGGAGAGGGACTCGAGGTCGGTGTGCCCGCGCGGGAACGCCGCCACCCAGTCCgacacctcgtcgtcctcctcctcgttgaGCTCGCAGTCCACCACGTCGAGCACACGCAGCCCTCTGCGAGAACGAAACCAACCAATAGAGATACGCTATTAATCCATTACTGAGCAAGAGAGGTGGCAAGCTGGAATGGAAGGGAATGGCATTATATTACCTGCAAtgggaggcgagggaggcgaggccgcggGAGGAGAAGCCGTcgcagaggaggagggagagctcGCGGAAGGAGGGCGGGAGGGAGCGGGcgaggaggtcgaggtcgtcgtcgGTGACGGTGATGCGCTTGAGGGAGAGGGAGCGgagcgcggggaaggcggcggcggcgagggcggcggcccaGGGGCGGAAGGCGGAGGCGGCCCAGCCGGGGGGCAGGAGGTTGAAGTCGGCGAAGCGGGGGCGGCCCTTGAGCAGGATGTGGTGCGCGTTGGGGAAGCGGCGCGCGGCGCGGGCCGGGGAGGCGGCGAGGATGTTGCGGACGGcgacggaggcgcgggtggcggactCGGCGCGGTGCCAGGAGCGGCAGACGAGGGAGGCCGCGCCACGGTCGCCCGGGGCCCGGAGGAACTGCAGCACCGTCTCGAGCACGTTGTCGAGCACctggtcgggcggcggcggcggaggaggaggaggcggcgacgccGCGCGCGGCCGCTTGGGCGGCGCCCCCGCCTGGTCCTCGTCCTCCTCGGACATGGCGCGGGAGGACGAGCGGGGACGAGCGGAGGGAGCAGTGGAGGGTGGATTGGGTGGGTGGGTGTGGGGTGAGGTGAGGGGGGAGGCGTACTTGTGTTCCGCCGGTTGCCCCGGCAGACGGCAGTGCTCTACAGCAGAGCAGGACAAAGAAGTagcgggagggagggaggggggctgGAGCTGGACGCGCCGGGTcagtcgctcgctcgctcgctggaTGGATGGATAGAGCCGAGCCGAGAGGTGGGTAGGGGAGTGAGTGAGTGAGTAGATCTCATGATTTGTACCTTTTTCAGGTGTGATCTACTACTAGAGAGGGATGCACTGGCCTGGCCCAACCCAACTTGTTTAGAAGCGTCCACAAACCAATAACAGTATTCAGGAACTACTTGATGTGTTCGAACCGGCAGCATTCCAAAACTAGCTAGCTGGTGTACACGAACCCTAACTTTCATCAAAGAATACGTACCTACTTTCTAGTGCAGTACGTTAGTATTTAAACTAAAACcacaacgagtaatttggaacggagggagtagtactgttGTGCACCAATGACGTGCCTTCACGTGTGCACAGCCAGCAAAAGCATCTGCAACTAGACTCCTCGAGCGCTCTCTGTATGTCGGGCGGACGGCCCGGTCAGTGCCGCAAAATCTCGACACGGGCGCGCCTCTTATACCGGTCCTATAAACCTGGGCTGACTGGCATCCCTCGTACTCGGCCCATATCTGGGGCGGATGCGAGGAGGCCCAAACGCGTCAGCACACGTCCGCCACATCAGACTGGCGTGCAGGACCTAGGCGAACACCCATGTAAACTCGGCGGTCTGGTGAGAATGACGATCCGGCGCGCCGCCAAAGGGACCAAATCCGGCTATTTAAGTCGGACGGCAACCTCGAACCCTAGTCACACTCACATTCCCCTCCACCCCGCACCCCCCATCCGCTTGCAGCTCGGAGCTCAACGTCTACGCGTAGCCATGGCTCGGCAACGGATCACCACTTACGCAATGCTCACTCCGGAGCATCGGTTAGAACTCCTTGAGGAGATCCGAGCCCGGCATGAAGCTCGGATTGCAGTCGGCCTGCCTCCGGACTCGTccaagcaggaggaggaggcggaccaaCAGGTGGCCGGACGCGGCCATGGAGGATGCGGAGccgaaggaggaagaggaagaggaggaaggtgAAACAGATCTAGCGCCTCCGACTGCCAGATCGGGCACGGCTAACCTGTTGGGCAAGTTTGAGGTCGCCCAAGTGGAGGAGGCAGTGGAGCAGCAGGCTATCCTTGACTCCAACAGCtcagaggcggaggtggaggcaaaCCGCCGCTACCTCCATGAGTCACGGGCGAAGGTGGACGCACTCTTTACACACATGGAGTCCGGCGAGGAGCCAAAGCGGCAGGAGGCGGGTTCGTCCGGCATTGCCGGCACGAAGGTCGTCTACATCTCCGGCAACGAGTAGAAGTAGGCTAGGTTTATCTATGTAGTAATATATGTAGCTTTTGTGTTGCATATGAATTATGGGTTTGAGGTATGATATTTGAGGTACTTCGTTGCACCAGACGCAAAATGAGGAGTGACCAGCCCTCTCTGTGGACGTGCCCGGATGAGTCTGTGGATGTATGAGGGGATGTATTTTCTGTATTTAGCCGTAGATGCTCTAAGCTCCCACGCATCAATAGTGCAGTTAAAATAGCTAAGGGCTCAAACGCAAGTGCACAAATCGCCCACGTACCTCTCGAACGAGCTGGCCGGGCGCACTTTGTCATCCAAAGTTGTACCCTATTTGTCTACAAGCGCGTCAGGTTGTCCGAATCCAGCAAAGCGGATGCAACCAGGGGCAACTTTGCGTGTGTTCGGACCACCACCATGTGTGTGTCCGATGCCTCGCTCCCACCAAAAACATCGCCCGCGCCTGTGCACTCTCCCACATGAACACACCTACGATCTCCGCGCCACATTCATGGTGGTCGAGAGTAAGCGCGACTAGTCATTGGAGCCGGCACTGAAGCGACGCGCCAGCTGTGAACGCCGCCCATGCCGCGTCCCGGTCTCCGCGCTTGTTCAATGCCAGAGAGACGTGACAGGACGGGGCGGATGTCTATCAACCACCTTCAAACCTACTGCCCCATTCATCCTCCACTCTGTATTAAACAGGCGCAGTGCCCAAGAAACCAACTCCGACGCCCACATTGACACACCTTATCGCTTGGCCTGGCCGGCGCCCGCTATTTATATGTGGCCACACCCGGCACCATCTGCACAGCACCACATCCGCTCCCTTTCCTCCTCTATGAACCACCTCTGCCATAACCGTGAGCTCTAGAGCGATGTGGGAGAGCCTCTTGACGGAGCAAAAGCTCGAGTTGGTCTGCCTTGCGTCCGGCTGGCAAGCCCGCCATGCAGGATGGATAGAGGCGTCTTGCCGGCGAGCTCGCTAGAGGTGATCGACGATGACCCCACGATGGAGGAGGTCTCCAACAATGTGCTCACGCCTAACTCGTGCCAGTCCATGTCGGCTTCACCATTGAGTAGGCACGGGCGCACTTCAATACCATCATGGCGAAGGAGCAGCCCGCAGTGCAGCCGGTGCTAAAGTTCCAGTAAGCGTACGAGGAGCAGCGCTACAACCTTGCCCTCCTGCATCACTGGATGGTGGAGGGCCAAATCTACGATGAAATCACGAGCGAGGAGGCCGTGGTGGTCATGGTCGCGGAGAACAAGAACTTCCTCGCCAAGCAGCGAGCTGTCTGCGAGGCTACGCGTGCTTGCGCCAGCTGAAACGTGATTGTAACGCAGTCATACGCGAAGGTGACTCTGGTGATCACGGATGAGAATGCTGGCAGCTACAGGTCATTCGCGATGTAGCACGATTCGCGTCGAGCTACTATGACCACGAGGCTGACCCGTCGATCCACGTCCATCGTTGACCTAACCTCCACCGGCGACGTCCACGCAATGGACTCCGATGAGGAAGACTTGGACATGGGAAACAGAGGCGTATGTGTCCCATACCCTTCCTAGCCGGCGACCCACAACTTCACTTCCCAGGGATTACGACCACCGAGGGTGCCGGACATGGGGAACAACAAGGACTTACAGGACGTATGCCGGCGAAGATTTACACTAGGTTAACTTTTGGAcgcttttgtttaatgaaatatgtAGGAAATCTATTGAATGTGATACGGTTTAAATGAAAATCATTTGGTTTGTGTGAAATTCCTTCGGTTTCTTCGGATTccgtttgaaatgtatgcggatgTTTGATGTACAAGGTCGGATGACCAGGTCCCGAATCATTGTCTGAGGACGGATACCGTGTCCGTTAGGGGTCTTCGTTGGAGATGCAGTAAGGGCATGCTTTTCTTTCCATGGTGTACGCAATGGACATTTTTGGTTCTCTAGTTGAGAGCCAAAGGATTTGCCATGGCCCGCCGGATAACCTAAGTCTAGGGCAAAGTTTAAGATTTGCACATCTAAGAGCATCTTAAATAGATGCCCTTTTTCACGGCACCATTTTGGGCTCGCTTTAAAATTTAGGGCACTTAAAAGTGCTTTTTTGGGCACAACAAAGTGATTTCTCTAACAACTGCCCTATAATAGGTCACCTAGAGCAGCAAAACCAAATTTTTGAACGAACATTCAAACTACTTTGACCATATTTCATGCTTCGGAACTACTTCGACCACATTCAAAATTTATATATGCAACATAGTTcaactacaaacttaaactactacGACATATAAACTTGAACTTGATCAAGCATCGGTTGCCATTCCGCACGTGTAAGTTGTTTGATTGCAAGTTGTAGCCCAAGGTATTTGCAGGGGAACTCGCCGATCCTGCAAAGGAGAGCGTCCTTGACTCTGTCATGATCTTGTGTTGTTCCTCAGATTGGAATGGCAATGGATTTAGCGTAGTTCACTCGCAACCCAGAAGCAACACCAAACAAGTGTAGCGCTTCTGTGACAGAGCTTAAATCCTGCTCCGAGGGCCGGATGAAGAGGGCCACATCATCTGCATATATAGACAATCTCTGCGTGGCCGTGACAGTAGTAAACGAGCTCAGGACATCCACTCCATGGCCTTATTGATTAACACCGTGAAAGAATCCATGGCCAGCACAAATAAAAGGGGCGAGATCGGGTCTCCCTGTCGAAGCCCTTGCGCCAACATAATCTTCCTCCCCGGGCATCCATTGACAACCACTTTAGTGCTGGATGTTTGCAACAAGATGGCCACCCATCTCAAGAATTTAGGGTCAAATCCTTTCGTCTGCATGACTTTGAACAGGAAAGGCCATAATAGGGAGTCAAAAGCCCTCGAAACATCCAACTTTAAAAGTAGAACTGCCTCTTTTTTAGCATGTAATCTCCTGGCCACTTTCCTGGCAAGTAGGAAATTGTCATGCAGGTTCCGTCCACATATGAACGCGGATTGGTTGGCCTAAACCAGCAGCTTCATGTTCCTGCGCACCCGGTTTGGAAGCATCTTGGCAAACAGTTTGATGGAACTATGGGAAAGACTGATGGGGCGAAAGTCTCCAATCTCTTCAGCATCAGCCCTTTTGGG
Proteins encoded:
- the LOC123098716 gene encoding transport inhibitor response 1-like protein, which encodes MSEEDEDQAGAPPKRPRAASPPPPPPPPPPDQVLDNVLETVLQFLRAPGDRGAASLVCRSWHRAESATRASVAVRNILAASPARAARRFPNAHHILLKGRPRFADFNLLPPGWAASAFRPWAAALAAAAFPALRSLSLKRITVTDDDLDLLARSLPPSFRELSLLLCDGFSSRGLASLASHCRGLRVLDVVDCELNEEEDDEVSDWVAAFPRGHTDLESLSFECFTPQVPFAALEALVARSPRLRRLRVNQHVSLGQLRRLMALTPRLTHLGTGSFRPGDGAEDEGLDFGQMLTAFAAAGRANSLVSLSGFRDLAPEYLPTIATVAANLTSMDLSYAPVNPDQVLLFIGQCRSLETLWVLDSVRDEGLQAVAMCCKKLQVLRVLPLDAHEDADELVSEVGLTAISEGCRDLRSILYFCQRMTNAAVISMSHNCPELKVFRLCIMGRHRPDHVTGEPMDEGFGAIVRNCSKLTRLSTSGHLTDRAFEYIGNYGSSLRTLSVAFAGDSDLALQHILQGCSKLEKLEIRDCPFGDAGLLSGMHHFYNMRFVWMSGCSLTLQGCQEVARQLPRMVVELINSQPEIEKTDGVDILYMYRSLEGPREDVPPFVKIL